Proteins from a single region of Schistocerca gregaria isolate iqSchGreg1 chromosome 3, iqSchGreg1.2, whole genome shotgun sequence:
- the LOC126354711 gene encoding 2-aminoethanethiol dioxygenase isoform X2: MVTLMERLWKQALRTFSKRNVLSQQSFEESFLVLKSLADAVTAADVKLDLKLLERHPLGPLSRRKPPVTYIEIYEDDNVTIGIFILKAGVKLPLHDHPQMYGILKVISGTVTIQSYSVVPSDRISPRCGSEAKCVYAEKLPEVTVNQSDNSCTLTPTERNLHEIRSVDGPAAFLDILAPPYDSETGDSDLTDRSCHYFVEVPWTSDVCDKNIKRLCVIPSPPDFWSDSAPYNGPELRM; the protein is encoded by the coding sequence ATGGTGACACTTATGGAGAGGTTATGGAAACAGGCATTACGTACATTTTCAAAGCGAAATGTACTTTCACAGCAGTCATTCGAAGAGAGCTTTTTGGTACTGAAATCATTAGCTGATGCGGTAACTGCTGCGGACGTTAAACTTGACCTGAAGTTGCTGGAAAGGCATCCCTTAGGTCCTCTGAGCAGAAGAAAGCCACCTGTGACTTACATCGAAATATATGAGGATGATAATGTTACTATtggaatatttattttaaaagctgGCGTCAAATTACCCTTGCATGACCACCCTCAGATGTATGGTattttaaaagtgatttcaggaaCTGTTACCATCCAGAGCTATAGTGTTGTACCGAGTGATCGCATAAGTCCTAGATGTGGTTCTGAAGCCAAGTGTGTGTATGCAGAAAAACTCCCAGAAGTGACAGTGAATCAGAGTGATAATTCATGCACTCTAACGCCTACAGAACGGAACCTGCATGAAATAAGAAGTGTAGATGGCCCAGCAGCATTTTTGGATATCCTGGCACCTCCTTATGATTCAGAGACAGGTGACTCTGATCTGACAGATCGGTCGTGTCATTACTTCGTCGAAGTGCCGTGGACAAGTGATGTTTGTGACAAAAATATCAAGAGGCTGTGTGTCATACCCAGTCCACCAGATTTCTGGAGCGATTCTGCGCCGTATAACGGCCCAGAATTACG
- the LOC126354711 gene encoding 2-aminoethanethiol dioxygenase isoform X1: MVTLMERLWKQALRTFSKRNVLSQQSFEESFLVLKSLADAVTAADVKLDLKLLERHPLGPLSRRKPPVTYIEIYEDDNVTIGIFILKAGVKLPLHDHPQMYGILKVISGTVTIQSYSVVPSDRISPRCGSEAKCVYAEKLPEVTVNQSDNSCTLTPTERNLHEIRSVDGPAAFLDILAPPYDSETGDSDLTDRSCHYFVEVPWTSDVCDKNIKRLCVIPSPPDFWSDSAPYNGPELRAVS; encoded by the exons ATGGTGACACTTATGGAGAGGTTATGGAAACAGGCATTACGTACATTTTCAAAGCGAAATGTACTTTCACAGCAGTCATTCGAAGAGAGCTTTTTGGTACTGAAATCATTAGCTGATGCGGTAACTGCTGCGGACGTTAAACTTGACCTGAAGTTGCTGGAAAGGCATCCCTTAGGTCCTCTGAGCAGAAGAAAGCCACCTGTGACTTACATCGAAATATATGAGGATGATAATGTTACTATtggaatatttattttaaaagctgGCGTCAAATTACCCTTGCATGACCACCCTCAGATGTATGGTattttaaaagtgatttcaggaaCTGTTACCATCCAGAGCTATAGTGTTGTACCGAGTGATCGCATAAGTCCTAGATGTGGTTCTGAAGCCAAGTGTGTGTATGCAGAAAAACTCCCAGAAGTGACAGTGAATCAGAGTGATAATTCATGCACTCTAACGCCTACAGAACGGAACCTGCATGAAATAAGAAGTGTAGATGGCCCAGCAGCATTTTTGGATATCCTGGCACCTCCTTATGATTCAGAGACAGGTGACTCTGATCTGACAGATCGGTCGTGTCATTACTTCGTCGAAGTGCCGTGGACAAGTGATGTTTGTGACAAAAATATCAAGAGGCTGTGTGTCATACCCAGTCCACCAGATTTCTGGAGCGATTCTGCGCCGTATAACGGCCCAGAATTACG tgCTGTCTCgtga